A genome region from Gymnogyps californianus isolate 813 chromosome 4, ASM1813914v2, whole genome shotgun sequence includes the following:
- the NAA15 gene encoding N-alpha-acetyltransferase 15, NatA auxiliary subunit, with the protein MPSVSLPPKENALFKRILRCYEHKQYRNGLKFCKQILSNPKFAEHGETLAMKGLTLNCLGKKEEAYELVRRGLRNDLKSHVCWHVYGLLQRSDKKYDEAIKCYRNALKWDKDNLQILRDLSLLQIQMRDLEGYRETRYQLLQLRPAQRASWIGYAIAYHLLEDYEMAAKILEEFRKTQQTSPDKVDYEYSELLLYQNQVLREAGLYKEALEHLCTYEKQICDKLAVEETKGELLLQLGRLEEAVEVYKGLQERNPENWAYYKGLEKALKPANMMERLKIYEEAWTKYPRGLVPRRLPLNFLSGEKFKECLDKFLRMNFSKGCPPVFNTLRSLYKDKEKVAIIEELVIGYETSLRSCRLFNPNDDGKEEPPTTLLWVQYYLAQHYDKIGQPCLALEYINAAIESTPTLIELFLVKAKIYKHAGNIKEAARWMDEAQALDTADRFINSKCAKYMLKANSIKEAEEMCSKFTREGTSAVENLNEMQCMWFQTECAQAYKAMNKFGEALKKCHEIERHFVEITDDQFDFHTYCMRKITLRSYVDLLKLEDVLRQHPFYFKAARIAIEIYLKLHDNPLTDENKEHEADTANMSDKELKKLRNKQRRAQKKAQLEEEKKNAEKEKQQRNQKKKKDDDDEEIGGPKEELIPEKLAKVEAPLEEAIKFLTPLKNLVKNKIETHLFAFEIYFRKEKFLLMLQSVKRAFAIDSSHPWLHECMIHLFSSVSESKDLPDAVRTVLNQEMNRLFGATNPKNFNEAFLKKNYDSLPHRLSAAKMMYYLDSSSQKRAVELAMTLDESLINRNLQTCMEVLEALCDGSLGDCKEASETYRANCHKLFPYALAFMPPGYEEDMKITVNGDSSAEPEELANEI; encoded by the exons AGGTGTTACGAACATAAGCAGTATAGAAATGGGCTGAAGTTCTGTAAACAGATCCTTTCTAATCCAAAGTTTGCAGAACATGGAG aaacctTGGCAATGAAAGGACTAACATTAAACTGtctaggaaagaaagaggaagctTATGAACTTGTGCGTAGAGGCCTAAGGAATGACTTGAAGAGTCATGTCT GTTGGCATGTCTATGGCCTTCTTCAGAGGTCAGACAAGAAGTATGACGAAGCTATCAAATGCTAtagaaatgcactgaaatgGGACAAAGACAATCTTCAAATCTTGAGAGATCTTTCTCTGCTACAGATTCAAATGAGGGATCTTGAAGGTTACAGG GAAACAAGATACCAGTTGCTTCAGCTCCGACCTGCACAGCGAGCATCATGGATTGGTTATGCTATTGCTTACCATCTGCTGGAAGACTATGAAATGGCAGCAAAAATTTTAGAGGAATTTAGGAAGACGCAGCAG ACATCACCTGATAAAGTGGACTATGAGTACAGTGAATTGCTGCTGTATCAAAATCAAGTCCTCCGGGAGGCAGGACTATATAAAGAAGCCTTGGAGCATCTTTGTACCTATGAAAAGCAGATCTGTGATAAACTGGCTGTCGAAGAAACTAAAG GAGAACTCCTGCTTCAGCTTGGCAGGCTTGAAGAAGCAGTTGAAGTCTACAAAGGActgcaagaaagaaatcctgaaaaCTGGGCCTACTACAAAGGCCTAGAAAAGGCACTTAAACCAG CTAATATGATGGAGAGGCTAAAGATCTATGAAGAGGCCTGGACTAAATACCCAAGGGGACTAGTTCCAAGAAGATTACCGTTAAACTTTTTGTCGG GTGAAAAGTTTAAGGAATGTCTGGACAAGTTTCTAAGGATGAATTTCAGCAAAGGTTGCCCGCCAGTCTTCAATACTTTGAGGTCATTATATAAAGACAAGGAGAAG GTGGCAATCATAGAAGAGCTCGTGATAGGTTATGAAACCTCTCTAAGAAGCTGCAGGTTATTTAACCCAAATG aTGATGGTAAAGAAGAACCTCCAACCACTTTACTCTGGGTCCAGTATTATTTGGCTCAACATTATGATAAAATTGGACAGCCATGCCTGGCTCTAGAATATATAAATGCTGCTATAGAAAGTACTCCCACTTTGatagaactcttccttgtgaaGGCAAAAATCTATAAG CATGCTGGAAATATTAAAGAAGCTGCAAGGTGGATGGATGAGGCTCAGGCTTTGGACACAGCAGACAGATTTATCAACTCCAAATGTGCAAAATATATGTTGAAGGCAAACTCCattaaagaagcagaagaaatgtgttCTAAGTTTACAAGG GAAGGTACCTCGGCAGTAGAGAACTTGAATGAAATGCAGTGCATGTGGTTTCAGACAGAATGTGCGCAAGCTTACAAAGCAATGAACAAATTCGGAGAAGCACTTAAGAAATGCCATGAAATTGAGAGA CATTTTGTAGAAATCACGGATGACCAGTTTGACTTTCACACTTACTGTATGAGGAAGATTACCCTTAGGTCTTATGTGGACTTGTTAAAACTAGAAGATGTACTTCGACAACATCCGTTCTACTTCAAAGCAGCACGAATTGCCATAGAGATATATTTGAAACTTCATGATAATCCCttaacagatgaaaataaagaacacGAGGCTGATACAG CGAATATGTCTGACAAGGAGCTAAAGAAGCTACGAAATAAGCAGAGAAGAGCGcaaaagaaagcacagctggaggaggagaagaagaatgctgagaaagaaaagcaacagaggaatcagaaaaagaagaaggatgatgatgatgaagaaatTGGAGGACCGAAAGAAGAACTTATCCCTGAGAAATTGGCAAAG GTTGAAGCACCTTTGGAAGAAGCCATTAAATTTTTAACACCCCTGAAGAATTTAGTGAAGAACAAAATAGAGACGCATCTTTTTGCCTTCGAGATTTATTTTCGAAAAG agaaGTTCCTTCTGATGCTTCAGTCTGTGAAGAGAGCCTTTGCTATTGATTCTAGTCATCCTTGGCTTCATGAGTGTATGATTCATCTCTTCAGCAGTG TATCTGAAAGTAAGGATCTGCCAGATGCGGTTAGAACAGTGTTAAACCAAGAAATGAATCGGCTTTTTGGAGCAACTAATCCAAAGAACTTCAATGaagctttccttaaaaagaacTATGACTCACTACCACATAGGTTATCAG CTGCCAAAATGATGTACTATTTAGATTCTTCCAGTCAGAAAAGGGCAGTGGAGCTGGCAATGACCCTGGATGAATCCCTCATTAACAGAAATCTTCAG aCTTGTATGGAGGTATTAGAAGCTTTATGTGACGGTAGCCTTGGAGACTGTAAAGAAGCATCTGAAACTTACAGAGCAAATTGTCATAAGCTTTTCCCTTATGCTTTGGCTTTCATGCCCCCTGGATATGAAGAGGATATGAAGATCACAGTTAATGGAGATAGTTCTGCAGAACCTGAAGAACTGGCCAATGAAATATGA